A DNA window from Hydrogenophaga taeniospiralis contains the following coding sequences:
- a CDS encoding alpha/beta hydrolase, translating to MVSTSSSYAPSAPAQTLSVPGTPPLELRVWGKKPRGGALPLVLHFHGGAFVSGDLDSGACLAGLLASSGAVVASLAYPLAPAHRFPEAVEAGYAALEWLYKQRSRLAGKDAPLFLAGEEAGGNIAAAVALMVRDRGHPPLAGQMLVAPMLDPCNATASLRQTMGEATCCKWIDGWQQYLRGPMDAEHPYAVPSRAQRLAGLPPTLILTGGDDPMRDEALAYAERLREAGIAVHSGVLPPTTGWPDSLSEQPAEECPCAIEVREHVRAFFQAATPPPS from the coding sequence ATGGTTTCAACATCCTCGTCCTACGCCCCGTCGGCCCCCGCACAGACCCTGTCGGTGCCGGGCACGCCGCCGCTGGAGCTGCGCGTCTGGGGCAAGAAGCCGCGCGGCGGCGCTTTGCCGCTGGTGCTGCACTTCCACGGCGGCGCCTTTGTCTCGGGCGATCTGGACAGCGGCGCCTGCCTGGCCGGGCTGCTGGCCAGCTCGGGCGCGGTGGTGGCCTCGCTGGCCTACCCGCTGGCGCCCGCGCACCGTTTCCCTGAGGCCGTGGAGGCCGGTTACGCGGCGCTGGAGTGGCTGTACAAGCAGCGCAGCCGCCTGGCCGGCAAGGACGCGCCGCTGTTCCTGGCCGGTGAAGAAGCCGGGGGCAACATCGCCGCCGCGGTGGCGCTGATGGTGCGCGACCGCGGCCACCCGCCGCTGGCCGGGCAGATGCTGGTCGCTCCCATGCTGGACCCGTGCAACGCCACCGCCTCGCTGCGCCAGACCATGGGCGAAGCCACCTGCTGCAAGTGGATCGATGGCTGGCAGCAGTACCTGCGCGGCCCGATGGATGCCGAGCACCCCTACGCCGTGCCCAGCCGCGCGCAGCGCCTGGCCGGCCTGCCGCCCACACTGATCCTGACCGGCGGCGACGACCCGATGCGTGACGAGGCCCTGGCCTACGCCGAGCGCCTGCGCGAAGCGGGCATTGCCGTGCACAGCGGCGTGCTGCCCCCCACCACCGGCTGGCCGGACTCGCTGAGCGAGCAGCCCGCAGAAGAATGTCCGTGCGCCATCGAGGTGCGCGAACACGTCCGCGCCTTCTTCCAGGCCGCGACGCCGCCGCCGTCCTGA
- a CDS encoding LysR family transcriptional regulator, producing MDQIQSIRVFARVVEAGTFTKAAESLNLPKGTVTKLVQHLEARLKVKLLNRTTRRVTVTPDGAAYYERTVRVLNDLDDIEASMTNAQASPSGRLRVDVGSSVAREIIIPALADFFRRFPDIQLDLGVSDRSVDLLADNVDCVLRGGELLDQSLVARRVANVSLIAVASPAYLRAHGTPTHPEQLEREHTMVNHFSTRNGRPYPNEFEKDGQTLEISGRYRLSLNENNAVTAAVLAGLGVAQMASFTALPLIERGELVRVLGDWTCMTIPLYVVYPPNRHLSAKVRAFVEWVAELLARHPLMAR from the coding sequence ATGGATCAGATCCAATCGATACGCGTGTTCGCGCGGGTGGTGGAGGCCGGCACCTTCACAAAAGCGGCGGAATCGCTGAATCTGCCCAAGGGCACGGTCACCAAGCTCGTGCAGCACCTGGAGGCACGCCTGAAGGTCAAACTGCTCAACCGCACCACACGCCGCGTGACCGTCACGCCCGACGGCGCGGCCTACTACGAGCGCACGGTGCGCGTGCTCAACGACCTCGACGACATCGAGGCCAGCATGACCAACGCCCAGGCCAGCCCCAGCGGGCGCCTGCGCGTGGACGTGGGCAGCTCGGTGGCGCGCGAGATCATCATCCCCGCGCTGGCCGACTTCTTCCGCCGCTTCCCCGACATCCAGCTCGACCTGGGCGTGTCCGACCGGTCCGTGGACCTGCTGGCCGACAACGTGGACTGCGTGCTTCGCGGGGGTGAGCTGCTGGACCAGTCGCTCGTGGCCCGGCGCGTGGCCAACGTGTCGCTGATCGCGGTGGCCTCGCCGGCCTACTTGCGGGCGCATGGCACGCCCACCCACCCGGAACAGCTGGAGCGTGAGCACACCATGGTGAACCACTTCTCCACCCGCAACGGACGGCCTTACCCGAACGAGTTCGAGAAGGACGGCCAGACGCTGGAGATTTCAGGCCGCTACAGGCTCTCGTTGAACGAAAACAACGCGGTGACGGCGGCGGTGCTGGCGGGTCTGGGTGTCGCGCAGATGGCCTCCTTCACGGCCCTGCCCTTGATCGAGCGCGGCGAGCTGGTGCGGGTGCTGGGCGACTGGACCTGCATGACGATTCCGCTGTACGTGGTGTACCCACCCAACCGGCACCTGAGTGCAAAGGTGCGGGCCTTCGTGGAGTGGGTGGCGGAGCTGCTGGCGCGACACCCCCTGATGGCGCGTTGA